AAAGGTCCAGTATACAGTTTTAAAGAAGGTGATTTTGTTAGTTCAACAGGGATTTAAGATTCCCGTTGGATTTGATAATGTCCAGTTCAGCCAGTTTATATTGCAACAATGCTTCGTTGTAATTATTCTGTGCTTCTGTGAGCGAAGTTTCTGAGTCCAGCAGGTCAGTCAGGCTGGCCAGTCCCAGGTTGTAGTTGTTCTGGGTGGAGGTATACACCTCACTGGCCAGTTCTACGTTTTCCTTTTGTGCATGGATGGTGCTCAGGTTGTTCTGGGCCTGCAGTTTGGCATTTTCAAACTGTGTGTTCAGTGCCAGTGCAGTTTCTTCTTTCTGCTTGCTCAGTTCTTTCAGTGTCACATTTGCCTGGCTTACTCTTGAGCGACGTGCAAAACCGTCGAAGATAGGCACCTTCAGTGTCAGGCTTACAGAAGCCATATCGTACCAGCTGGAAGTAGAGCCCCCTGATTTGGATTTAAGAAAATCGAACTTATCGCTGATACCATTGTAAGAGTAGTTACCACCCAGCTGCAGGGTAGGGTAGAACTGCGCGATGTAAGCTTTCTTCTGATAGGTTTGCAGTTCTTCCTGCTTGCTCAGCAGTTTATATTCAATCCTGTTGTCCAGTGCCACGCCTCCGAAATCGGCTGCATTCGCTGTTTTGCTTTCGATCTCTTTGAAAGAGGTAGCCGGCAGTTCCAGCGGTGTGCTCATGGACATACCCATCTGCATTTTCAGCTGATTGGCCTGGATCAGGAATTGGTTTTGCGCATTGATGCGCTGTGTTTTATAGTTAGTAAGGTTTACACGCATTCTGTCCAGGTCTATTTTGCGGGCGAGGCCATTTTCAACCTGTGTGGCAGTAGTGTTTACCAGTTGTTGTAGTTTGTCAATATTTGCATCCAGTACAGTAGTTTTTTCACGGCTTACCAGTGCTGCATAGTAAAGGCTGGTTACGTTGTAGATCACAGTCTCTTCACTCTGCGCGGTTTGCATACGGTAGTATTCTTCACCTGCTTTTGCGGCTTTGAGACCGGTAAATACAGACTGGTTATATACTTCCTGTGTTAAAGAGCCTGATGCTACAAGGTTGTGCGTCACACCTGCGGTAAGCAGTACGGTTTTGCCTGGTTCACCGACAAATTCACCGGGAATAGGTAATACCTGTTTC
This Chitinophaga sancti DNA region includes the following protein-coding sequences:
- a CDS encoding TolC family protein; translation: MKKIMFTLVLLAGIRASYAQSALTLQDCLKYALANNQALARTRLEEDMGRFKTSEVRGQALPQVNANGSYTNNIKKQVLPIPGEFVGEPGKTVLLTAGVTHNLVASGSLTQEVYNQSVFTGLKAAKAGEEYYRMQTAQSEETVIYNVTSLYYAALVSREKTTVLDANIDKLQQLVNTTATQVENGLARKIDLDRMRVNLTNYKTQRINAQNQFLIQANQLKMQMGMSMSTPLELPATSFKEIESKTANAADFGGVALDNRIEYKLLSKQEELQTYQKKAYIAQFYPTLQLGGNYSYNGISDKFDFLKSKSGGSTSSWYDMASVSLTLKVPIFDGFARRSRVSQANVTLKELSKQKEETALALNTQFENAKLQAQNNLSTIHAQKENVELASEVYTSTQNNYNLGLASLTDLLDSETSLTEAQNNYNEALLQYKLAELDIIKSNGNLKSLLN